The sequence CCGCGCGCGTCTGTCAGCATCAGAGTAAATGCGCTGGCATCCGCTTTTACTTTGCCCGTTGCCACGTCCCACCACGCCACGGCGCCAACGATCTGCAGATTACCCAGCCACATCGAACAGCCGCCGTTGGCGTAGCGGATTTCTGGTTGTACGGCATACTCGCGGATGCGATCGGGATCCAGGCGGATATCCCCAACCGGTTTGCTATGCAACTGGTACTGGCTATCCCAGCCGTTTAATGTTCTGGTTTTCTTCCGCCGCCGGAGCATTTCGGCACGCGTAAACCGCTCTGGCCATTCGCAACCTGCGTAGCAGTCAATGGTCATGTCTGGCGCTTCGGCGAATTCAATGCCGGAATCAGTCAGCCGATAGTCGGTTCCCTCCGTCAGCAGCCGGGCGCCAATATGAATTCCGGTAAAAACATACTCGGGGCGGAATGGAAGTGTGTATCGCGTTTTTTTCGCGTCCCTGGCCTCTATGCGGTGCTCCTGATGAAACAACTTGATCGTTAGACAATCCGCCCCCATTTTTTCCACCTCATCGTAAAGGCTGTCATGGGTGTGCGGTGTGCCGATATACAGCGTCCGCCCGCCCGGCACCAGGATGTGCGTCTGCTCATCCAGCCGGTAACGCAGCTTTTCCCGCGCCTCTGGCGTCTGAATGTTTTTCGGCACCTCCACATCATCGTTCTGGCATTCGTCGGCGCGGGCGGATGTGACGTTAGATAGAATGCCCTTTGCGTACATGCTGGCGTTGCGCTTATCGAGAGAGTTATTAACCCACCACTGTTCAACCGTTCCCTGCCCGTCCGGCAACATTCCACGCGTCAGTGGGTGATTGCGTAATACGTTTTGCGTGTCTCGGCTGGTTTTGTATGCCGTGCCGTCAGATTCTGACTGATGCAGGATCCGGTAGGTGTTATCCCGGTAATATCGCCAGGCGTTATAAACGGCGAGGATTGTTGATTTCCCGAAACCACGAAAGCAGCGAAGCACCGCCAGATCCCCGCGGTGCTCCAGCCAGTTTACGGCGCGCCAGTGGCAGTCCGGCACATCCCACCGCATACGCTCCGCCCACATAATGAAAAAGGCGACGAAAGAGATCATTTTTTCCCTTTCTGCATCCCCTGAATGCGTTCAATTACCGCCGCCGCCTCACGCTCTGCCGCTGCCACCTGCTGACCCAGCGAAAAGGCTTCATCGTCCGGGTTATTTTCTCCAGGCTTACCGCCGCGGGTGTGCATACCAATCAGGGAATGAACTTTCGTTAACAGCGTCAGCGTGGCCGCCGCG comes from Brenneria nigrifluens DSM 30175 = ATCC 13028 and encodes:
- the terL gene encoding phage terminase large subunit, translated to MISFVAFFIMWAERMRWDVPDCHWRAVNWLEHRGDLAVLRCFRGFGKSTILAVYNAWRYYRDNTYRILHQSESDGTAYKTSRDTQNVLRNHPLTRGMLPDGQGTVEQWWVNNSLDKRNASMYAKGILSNVTSARADECQNDDVEVPKNIQTPEAREKLRYRLDEQTHILVPGGRTLYIGTPHTHDSLYDEVEKMGADCLTIKLFHQEHRIEARDAKKTRYTLPFRPEYVFTGIHIGARLLTEGTDYRLTDSGIEFAEAPDMTIDCYAGCEWPERFTRAEMLRRRKKTRTLNGWDSQYQLHSKPVGDIRLDPDRIREYAVQPEIRYANGGCSMWLGNLQIVGAVAWWDVATGKVKADASAFTLMLTDARGHLYWHVCQELTGELAEFDDNDKITGGQVVQIRELVTKYQIPRVAVEVNGPGSFAGKLLRQALKGTGCGVQEEFSTTNKQKRILDAFEAPLSSKFLWAHSDVLDGPMYDQMRDFNPAITNQPDDYIDSGAGAISQTPVRIGKLVGKPTAGARENWQPYDGDCEVATDY